The following coding sequences are from one Passer domesticus isolate bPasDom1 chromosome 11, bPasDom1.hap1, whole genome shotgun sequence window:
- the SCHIP1 gene encoding schwannomin-interacting protein 1 isoform X4, which produces MEPSRLAQKNERESIRQKLALGSFFDDGPGLYTSCSKSGKPSLSSRLQSGMNLQICFVNDSGSDKDSDGDDSKTETSLDTPLSPMSKQSSSYSDRDTTEEESESLDDMDFLSRQKKLQAEAKMALAMAKPMAKMQVEVEKQNRKKSPVADLLPHMPHISECLMKRSLKPTDLRDMTVGQLQVIVNDLHSQIESLNEELVQLLLIRDELHTEQDAMLVDIEDLTRHAESQQKHLAEKMPAK; this is translated from the exons gcccagAAGAATGAGCGTGAGTCCATCAGGCAGAAGTTGGCCCTGGGCAGTTTCTTCGACGATGGCCCCGGGCTCTACACCAGCTGCAGCAAGAGCGGCAAGCCCAGCCTGTCCTCCCG GCTACAGAGCGGGATGAACCTGCAGATCTGCTTTGTCAACGACAGCGGCAGCGACAAGGACAGCGACGGCGATGACAGCAAGACAGAGACCAGCCTGGACACGCCCTTGTCACCCATG AGCAAGCAGAGCTCGTCCTACTCGGACAGAGACACGACGGAGGAGGAGTCGGAGTCCCTGGACGACATGGATTTCCTCAGCAGGCAGAAGAAGCTCCAGGCTGAAGCCAAGATGGCCTTGGCTATGGCAAAGCCCATGGCCAAGATGCAGGTGGAGGTGGAGaagcagaacaggaagaagTCGCCGGTAGCAGATCTC CTGCCACATATGCCTCATATAAGTGAATGCCTCATGAAGAGAAGTTTAAAACCCACTGACCTAAGGGACATGACCGTCGGGCAGCTACAGGTGATAGTCAACGACCTGCACTCACAGATAGAAA GCTTGAACGAGGAGctggtgcagctgctgctgatccGGGACGAGCTGCACACGGAGCAGGACGCCATGCTGGTGGACATCGAGGACCTCACCAG gcACGCCGAGAGCCAGCAGAAGCACCTGGCAGAGAAGATGCCAGCCAAGTGa
- the SCHIP1 gene encoding schwannomin-interacting protein 1 isoform X3, with protein MVHQENCSYQAQKNERESIRQKLALGSFFDDGPGLYTSCSKSGKPSLSSRLQSGMNLQICFVNDSGSDKDSDGDDSKTETSLDTPLSPMSKQSSSYSDRDTTEEESESLDDMDFLSRQKKLQAEAKMALAMAKPMAKMQVEVEKQNRKKSPVADLLPHMPHISECLMKRSLKPTDLRDMTVGQLQVIVNDLHSQIESLNEELVQLLLIRDELHTEQDAMLVDIEDLTRHAESQQKHLAEKMPAK; from the exons gcccagAAGAATGAGCGTGAGTCCATCAGGCAGAAGTTGGCCCTGGGCAGTTTCTTCGACGATGGCCCCGGGCTCTACACCAGCTGCAGCAAGAGCGGCAAGCCCAGCCTGTCCTCCCG GCTACAGAGCGGGATGAACCTGCAGATCTGCTTTGTCAACGACAGCGGCAGCGACAAGGACAGCGACGGCGATGACAGCAAGACAGAGACCAGCCTGGACACGCCCTTGTCACCCATG AGCAAGCAGAGCTCGTCCTACTCGGACAGAGACACGACGGAGGAGGAGTCGGAGTCCCTGGACGACATGGATTTCCTCAGCAGGCAGAAGAAGCTCCAGGCTGAAGCCAAGATGGCCTTGGCTATGGCAAAGCCCATGGCCAAGATGCAGGTGGAGGTGGAGaagcagaacaggaagaagTCGCCGGTAGCAGATCTC CTGCCACATATGCCTCATATAAGTGAATGCCTCATGAAGAGAAGTTTAAAACCCACTGACCTAAGGGACATGACCGTCGGGCAGCTACAGGTGATAGTCAACGACCTGCACTCACAGATAGAAA GCTTGAACGAGGAGctggtgcagctgctgctgatccGGGACGAGCTGCACACGGAGCAGGACGCCATGCTGGTGGACATCGAGGACCTCACCAG gcACGCCGAGAGCCAGCAGAAGCACCTGGCAGAGAAGATGCCAGCCAAGTGa
- the LOC135278535 gene encoding period circadian protein-like: MERGGNGTGRAASSAGSTGSGTGSGTGSGTGSGTGSGRAALPGGRGRALLGLGLLLLLLLLPPARALPTPAGHCQPPAQRLNRSRELLQAANAAPLRLKESNSLGFECTLEEVDLQDITENHMNTLRACTAEEPGPGNCPTLEKSTLDEGKCLQGISEDVRAYRAQLRTLPDPQLLAALDGMMEALGSSTGRVPEAPLGSPGSSGLGSSASGSLGSSGLGSLGLGSSASSASGSLGLGSLGSLGLGSVGSSGLASVGSSGLGSPGRAPFPERLRLCGVLQALRVRSVTICRVLSFLSSP, encoded by the exons ATGGAGCGGGGCGGGAACGGCACCGGGAGAGCCGCGAGCAGCGCCGGGAgcaccgggagcggcaccgggagcggcaccgggagcggcaccgggagcggcaccgggagcgggcgggcagcgctgcctggcggccgcggccgggcgctgctggggctggggctgctgctgctgctgctgctgctgcccccggcgcgggcactgcccaccccggcCGGGCACTGCCAGCCGCCCGCCCAGCGCCTCAACCGCTCCCGGGAGCTGCTGCAAGCCGCCAACGCCGCCCCGCTGCGGCTGAAG GAATCCAACAGCCTGGGATTTGAGTGCACCCTTGAGGAGGTGGATCTGCAGGACATCACTGAGAACCACATGAACACCCTCAGagcctgcacagctgaggagcCAGGG CCTGGAAATTGCCCAACCCTGGAAAAATCAACTTTGGATGAG ggaaaatgCCTGCAGGGCATCTCTGAGGACGTGAGAGCCTACAGGGCCCAGCTGAGGACCCTGCCCGacccccagctgctggcagctctcgATGGGATGATGGAG gccctgggcagcagcaccggGCGGGTTCCGGAGGCGCCGCTGGGATCGCCGGGATCATCGGGATTGGGATCATCGGCATCAGGATCGTTGGGATCATCGGGATTGGGATcgttgggattgggatcatcGGCATCATCGGCATCGGGATcgttgggattgggatcattgGGATcgttgggattgggatcagtgGGATCATCAGGATTGGCATCAGTGGGATCATCGGGATTGGGATCCCCGGGACGGGCGCCGTTCCCGGAGCGGCTGCGGCTCTGCGGGGTCCTGCAGGCTCTGCGCGTCCGCAGCGTCACCATCTGCAGGGTGCTGAGCTTCCTCAGCTCCCCCTGA
- the CARD8 gene encoding caspase recruitment domain-containing protein 8 isoform X2, giving the protein MVNPQPPSHGIPSGAESLSSDEKELARAELNPSATFAPCLSLAEVTPNGMEGSSGSGSAEERPEGGASSEDSSSSSSEEESDEEQEEKESPPYCNESGGSCLLPCEHCRNENDQMEQVTPRRLAGGQFMAQLDAEGSYQCSSTGLIFEVSAAARITYCLLSWSKYARLLEKPWIVGGPLFDVRCSAPAALRSIHFPHCLCLAGDRAGVAFKVLHIKGGGAAIEPSAEFSSSHVKWVVSSLSPVGPLIHSHEPLQYHGAVILYKAIDEHPSLSFCVYLATNNDSFIKDISKAVKHSKRKFVQIEKPPVCQKLLQEGKKYRLICEPEAEITPEEIEFVDGSLLKLKSYFEVYLEKPDDFTLSLVEQDSDETVWKAKLRERDWIHYDQNKNEQKRSTGSVKRRKPALSILEEEGLHSKKQKTGSTADGMGAKSLTDKQLLKIAKLLDRHWRETAIECLQMEMKDIDDIRAAEEDVTMQKLLVLRKWRDREQGHGTAEALQRSLGAKATYEILQALQGFLAQS; this is encoded by the exons atggTGAATCCCCAGCCCCCATCCCATGGCATTCCCAG CGGGGCAGAGTCCCTCTCCTCGGATGAAAAAG AACTGGCAAGAGCAGAGTTAAATCCCTCTGCAACTTTTGCTCCCTGCCTTTCCCTTGCAGAGGTGACACCCAATGGCATGGAGGGATcgtcgggatcgggatcggccGAGGAGCGCCCGGAGG GAGGAGCCAGTTCTGaagacagctccagcagcagctcggAAGAGGAGTCAG ATgaagagcaggaggagaaggaatcCCCACCTTACTGCAATGAGTCAG GAGGGAGCTGCTTGCTACCCTGTGAGCACTGCAGGAATGAAAAT GACCAGATGGAGCAAGTGACCCCCAGGAGACTTGCTGGAGGACAATTcat ggcgcAGCTGGACGCCGAGGGCTCCTACCAGTGCAGCAGCACGGGGCTGATCTTCGAGGTGAGCGCAGCTGCCCGCATCACCTactgcctgctctcctggagcaAGTACGCCCggctgctggagaagccctGGATCGTGGGCGGGCCCCTGTTCGACGTGCGCTGCTCGGCGCCCGCCGCGCTGCGCTCCATCCACTTCCCCCACTGCCTCTGCCTGGCCG GTGACAGGGCTGGCGTGGCGTTCAAGGTGCTGCACATCaagggcggcggcgcggccatCGAGCCCTCGGCCGAGTTCTCTTCATCCCACGTCAAGTGGGTGGTGAGCTCCCTGTCCCCCGTGGGACCCCTGATCCACAGCCACGAGCCCCTGCAGTACCACGGGGCTGTCATCCTCTACAAGGCCATCGACGAGCACCCCTCCCTGTCCTTCTGTGTCTACCTGGCCACCAACAACGACTCCTTCATCAAG gaTATCTCAAAGGCTGTAAAACACTCGAAAAGGAAATTTGTTCAAATTGAAAAGCCCCCTGTATGCCAAAAATTActgcaggaaggaaagaagTACAGGCTGATCTGTGAGCCAGAAGCTGAAATAACTCCTGAG GAGATTGAATTTGTGGATGGGTCACTGCTGAAGCTGAAGAGTTACTTTGAGGTGTATTTGGAGAAGCCTGATGACTTCACCCTGTCCCTGGTGGAGCAGGACTCGGATGAGACTGTCTGGAAAGCCAAGCTGAGAGAGA gGGACTGGATCCACTATGACCAGAACAAGAACGAGCAGAAGAGGAGCACAGGCA GTGTGAAGAGGAGGAAGCCAGCCCTCAGCATCCTGGAGGAAGAGGGGCTCcacagcaaaaagcaaaaaactggcagcactgcag ATGGAATGGGAGCAAAAAGCTTGACAGacaagcagctgctgaagaTTGCCAAGCTCCTGGACCGGCACTGGAGGGAAACGGCCATCGAGTGCCTGCAGATGGAGATGAAGGACATCGACGACATCCGGGCCGCCGAGGAGGACGTGACCATGCAGAAGCTCCTGGTGCTGAGGAAGtggagggacagggagcagggccaCGGAACGGCAGAGGCTTTGCAGAGGAGCCTGGGGGCAAAGGCCACCTACGAGATCCTGCAGGCACTGCAAG gTTTCCTGGCTCAGAGCTGA
- the CARD8 gene encoding caspase recruitment domain-containing protein 8 isoform X5: MSGPPPEPDSGAESLSSDEKEVTPNGMEGSSGSGSAEERPEGGASSEDSSSSSSEEESDEEQEEKESPPYCNESGGSCLLPCEHCRNENDQMEQVTPRRLAGGQFMAQLDAEGSYQCSSTGLIFEVSAAARITYCLLSWSKYARLLEKPWIVGGPLFDVRCSAPAALRSIHFPHCLCLAGDRAGVAFKVLHIKGGGAAIEPSAEFSSSHVKWVVSSLSPVGPLIHSHEPLQYHGAVILYKAIDEHPSLSFCVYLATNNDSFIKDISKAVKHSKRKFVQIEKPPVCQKLLQEGKKYRLICEPEAEITPEEIEFVDGSLLKLKSYFEVYLEKPDDFTLSLVEQDSDETVWKAKLRERDWIHYDQNKNEQKRSTGSVKRRKPALSILEEEGLHSKKQKTGSTADGMGAKSLTDKQLLKIAKLLDRHWRETAIECLQMEMKDIDDIRAAEEDVTMQKLLVLRKWRDREQGHGTAEALQRSLGAKATYEILQALQGTRALTPS; encoded by the exons ATGTCCGGCCCTCCGCCGGAGCCCGACAG CGGGGCAGAGTCCCTCTCCTCGGATGAAAAAG AGGTGACACCCAATGGCATGGAGGGATcgtcgggatcgggatcggccGAGGAGCGCCCGGAGG GAGGAGCCAGTTCTGaagacagctccagcagcagctcggAAGAGGAGTCAG ATgaagagcaggaggagaaggaatcCCCACCTTACTGCAATGAGTCAG GAGGGAGCTGCTTGCTACCCTGTGAGCACTGCAGGAATGAAAAT GACCAGATGGAGCAAGTGACCCCCAGGAGACTTGCTGGAGGACAATTcat ggcgcAGCTGGACGCCGAGGGCTCCTACCAGTGCAGCAGCACGGGGCTGATCTTCGAGGTGAGCGCAGCTGCCCGCATCACCTactgcctgctctcctggagcaAGTACGCCCggctgctggagaagccctGGATCGTGGGCGGGCCCCTGTTCGACGTGCGCTGCTCGGCGCCCGCCGCGCTGCGCTCCATCCACTTCCCCCACTGCCTCTGCCTGGCCG GTGACAGGGCTGGCGTGGCGTTCAAGGTGCTGCACATCaagggcggcggcgcggccatCGAGCCCTCGGCCGAGTTCTCTTCATCCCACGTCAAGTGGGTGGTGAGCTCCCTGTCCCCCGTGGGACCCCTGATCCACAGCCACGAGCCCCTGCAGTACCACGGGGCTGTCATCCTCTACAAGGCCATCGACGAGCACCCCTCCCTGTCCTTCTGTGTCTACCTGGCCACCAACAACGACTCCTTCATCAAG gaTATCTCAAAGGCTGTAAAACACTCGAAAAGGAAATTTGTTCAAATTGAAAAGCCCCCTGTATGCCAAAAATTActgcaggaaggaaagaagTACAGGCTGATCTGTGAGCCAGAAGCTGAAATAACTCCTGAG GAGATTGAATTTGTGGATGGGTCACTGCTGAAGCTGAAGAGTTACTTTGAGGTGTATTTGGAGAAGCCTGATGACTTCACCCTGTCCCTGGTGGAGCAGGACTCGGATGAGACTGTCTGGAAAGCCAAGCTGAGAGAGA gGGACTGGATCCACTATGACCAGAACAAGAACGAGCAGAAGAGGAGCACAGGCA GTGTGAAGAGGAGGAAGCCAGCCCTCAGCATCCTGGAGGAAGAGGGGCTCcacagcaaaaagcaaaaaactggcagcactgcag ATGGAATGGGAGCAAAAAGCTTGACAGacaagcagctgctgaagaTTGCCAAGCTCCTGGACCGGCACTGGAGGGAAACGGCCATCGAGTGCCTGCAGATGGAGATGAAGGACATCGACGACATCCGGGCCGCCGAGGAGGACGTGACCATGCAGAAGCTCCTGGTGCTGAGGAAGtggagggacagggagcagggccaCGGAACGGCAGAGGCTTTGCAGAGGAGCCTGGGGGCAAAGGCCACCTACGAGATCCTGCAGGCACTGCAAGGTACCCGGGCACTGACCCCGTCCTGA
- the CARD8 gene encoding caspase recruitment domain-containing protein 8 isoform X3, with translation MSGPPPEPDSGAESLSSDEKELARAELNPSATFAPCLSLAEVTPNGMEGSSGSGSAEERPEGGASSEDSSSSSSEEESDEEQEEKESPPYCNESGGSCLLPCEHCRNENDQMEQVTPRRLAGGQFMAQLDAEGSYQCSSTGLIFEVSAAARITYCLLSWSKYARLLEKPWIVGGPLFDVRCSAPAALRSIHFPHCLCLAGDRAGVAFKVLHIKGGGAAIEPSAEFSSSHVKWVVSSLSPVGPLIHSHEPLQYHGAVILYKAIDEHPSLSFCVYLATNNDSFIKDISKAVKHSKRKFVQIEKPPVCQKLLQEGKKYRLICEPEAEITPEEIEFVDGSLLKLKSYFEVYLEKPDDFTLSLVEQDSDETVWKAKLRERDWIHYDQNKNEQKRSTGSVKRRKPALSILEEEGLHSKKQKTGSTADGMGAKSLTDKQLLKIAKLLDRHWRETAIECLQMEMKDIDDIRAAEEDVTMQKLLVLRKWRDREQGHGTAEALQRSLGAKATYEILQALQGTRALTPS, from the exons ATGTCCGGCCCTCCGCCGGAGCCCGACAG CGGGGCAGAGTCCCTCTCCTCGGATGAAAAAG AACTGGCAAGAGCAGAGTTAAATCCCTCTGCAACTTTTGCTCCCTGCCTTTCCCTTGCAGAGGTGACACCCAATGGCATGGAGGGATcgtcgggatcgggatcggccGAGGAGCGCCCGGAGG GAGGAGCCAGTTCTGaagacagctccagcagcagctcggAAGAGGAGTCAG ATgaagagcaggaggagaaggaatcCCCACCTTACTGCAATGAGTCAG GAGGGAGCTGCTTGCTACCCTGTGAGCACTGCAGGAATGAAAAT GACCAGATGGAGCAAGTGACCCCCAGGAGACTTGCTGGAGGACAATTcat ggcgcAGCTGGACGCCGAGGGCTCCTACCAGTGCAGCAGCACGGGGCTGATCTTCGAGGTGAGCGCAGCTGCCCGCATCACCTactgcctgctctcctggagcaAGTACGCCCggctgctggagaagccctGGATCGTGGGCGGGCCCCTGTTCGACGTGCGCTGCTCGGCGCCCGCCGCGCTGCGCTCCATCCACTTCCCCCACTGCCTCTGCCTGGCCG GTGACAGGGCTGGCGTGGCGTTCAAGGTGCTGCACATCaagggcggcggcgcggccatCGAGCCCTCGGCCGAGTTCTCTTCATCCCACGTCAAGTGGGTGGTGAGCTCCCTGTCCCCCGTGGGACCCCTGATCCACAGCCACGAGCCCCTGCAGTACCACGGGGCTGTCATCCTCTACAAGGCCATCGACGAGCACCCCTCCCTGTCCTTCTGTGTCTACCTGGCCACCAACAACGACTCCTTCATCAAG gaTATCTCAAAGGCTGTAAAACACTCGAAAAGGAAATTTGTTCAAATTGAAAAGCCCCCTGTATGCCAAAAATTActgcaggaaggaaagaagTACAGGCTGATCTGTGAGCCAGAAGCTGAAATAACTCCTGAG GAGATTGAATTTGTGGATGGGTCACTGCTGAAGCTGAAGAGTTACTTTGAGGTGTATTTGGAGAAGCCTGATGACTTCACCCTGTCCCTGGTGGAGCAGGACTCGGATGAGACTGTCTGGAAAGCCAAGCTGAGAGAGA gGGACTGGATCCACTATGACCAGAACAAGAACGAGCAGAAGAGGAGCACAGGCA GTGTGAAGAGGAGGAAGCCAGCCCTCAGCATCCTGGAGGAAGAGGGGCTCcacagcaaaaagcaaaaaactggcagcactgcag ATGGAATGGGAGCAAAAAGCTTGACAGacaagcagctgctgaagaTTGCCAAGCTCCTGGACCGGCACTGGAGGGAAACGGCCATCGAGTGCCTGCAGATGGAGATGAAGGACATCGACGACATCCGGGCCGCCGAGGAGGACGTGACCATGCAGAAGCTCCTGGTGCTGAGGAAGtggagggacagggagcagggccaCGGAACGGCAGAGGCTTTGCAGAGGAGCCTGGGGGCAAAGGCCACCTACGAGATCCTGCAGGCACTGCAAGGTACCCGGGCACTGACCCCGTCCTGA
- the CARD8 gene encoding caspase recruitment domain-containing protein 8 isoform X1, with amino-acid sequence MVNPQPPSHGIPSGAESLSSDEKELARAELNPSATFAPCLSLAEVTPNGMEGSSGSGSAEERPEGGASSEDSSSSSSEEESDEEQEEKESPPYCNESGGSCLLPCEHCRNENDQMEQVTPRRLAGGQFMAQLDAEGSYQCSSTGLIFEVSAAARITYCLLSWSKYARLLEKPWIVGGPLFDVRCSAPAALRSIHFPHCLCLAGDRAGVAFKVLHIKGGGAAIEPSAEFSSSHVKWVVSSLSPVGPLIHSHEPLQYHGAVILYKAIDEHPSLSFCVYLATNNDSFIKDISKAVKHSKRKFVQIEKPPVCQKLLQEGKKYRLICEPEAEITPEEIEFVDGSLLKLKSYFEVYLEKPDDFTLSLVEQDSDETVWKAKLRERDWIHYDQNKNEQKRSTGSVKRRKPALSILEEEGLHSKKQKTGSTADGMGAKSLTDKQLLKIAKLLDRHWRETAIECLQMEMKDIDDIRAAEEDVTMQKLLVLRKWRDREQGHGTAEALQRSLGAKATYEILQALQGTRALTPS; translated from the exons atggTGAATCCCCAGCCCCCATCCCATGGCATTCCCAG CGGGGCAGAGTCCCTCTCCTCGGATGAAAAAG AACTGGCAAGAGCAGAGTTAAATCCCTCTGCAACTTTTGCTCCCTGCCTTTCCCTTGCAGAGGTGACACCCAATGGCATGGAGGGATcgtcgggatcgggatcggccGAGGAGCGCCCGGAGG GAGGAGCCAGTTCTGaagacagctccagcagcagctcggAAGAGGAGTCAG ATgaagagcaggaggagaaggaatcCCCACCTTACTGCAATGAGTCAG GAGGGAGCTGCTTGCTACCCTGTGAGCACTGCAGGAATGAAAAT GACCAGATGGAGCAAGTGACCCCCAGGAGACTTGCTGGAGGACAATTcat ggcgcAGCTGGACGCCGAGGGCTCCTACCAGTGCAGCAGCACGGGGCTGATCTTCGAGGTGAGCGCAGCTGCCCGCATCACCTactgcctgctctcctggagcaAGTACGCCCggctgctggagaagccctGGATCGTGGGCGGGCCCCTGTTCGACGTGCGCTGCTCGGCGCCCGCCGCGCTGCGCTCCATCCACTTCCCCCACTGCCTCTGCCTGGCCG GTGACAGGGCTGGCGTGGCGTTCAAGGTGCTGCACATCaagggcggcggcgcggccatCGAGCCCTCGGCCGAGTTCTCTTCATCCCACGTCAAGTGGGTGGTGAGCTCCCTGTCCCCCGTGGGACCCCTGATCCACAGCCACGAGCCCCTGCAGTACCACGGGGCTGTCATCCTCTACAAGGCCATCGACGAGCACCCCTCCCTGTCCTTCTGTGTCTACCTGGCCACCAACAACGACTCCTTCATCAAG gaTATCTCAAAGGCTGTAAAACACTCGAAAAGGAAATTTGTTCAAATTGAAAAGCCCCCTGTATGCCAAAAATTActgcaggaaggaaagaagTACAGGCTGATCTGTGAGCCAGAAGCTGAAATAACTCCTGAG GAGATTGAATTTGTGGATGGGTCACTGCTGAAGCTGAAGAGTTACTTTGAGGTGTATTTGGAGAAGCCTGATGACTTCACCCTGTCCCTGGTGGAGCAGGACTCGGATGAGACTGTCTGGAAAGCCAAGCTGAGAGAGA gGGACTGGATCCACTATGACCAGAACAAGAACGAGCAGAAGAGGAGCACAGGCA GTGTGAAGAGGAGGAAGCCAGCCCTCAGCATCCTGGAGGAAGAGGGGCTCcacagcaaaaagcaaaaaactggcagcactgcag ATGGAATGGGAGCAAAAAGCTTGACAGacaagcagctgctgaagaTTGCCAAGCTCCTGGACCGGCACTGGAGGGAAACGGCCATCGAGTGCCTGCAGATGGAGATGAAGGACATCGACGACATCCGGGCCGCCGAGGAGGACGTGACCATGCAGAAGCTCCTGGTGCTGAGGAAGtggagggacagggagcagggccaCGGAACGGCAGAGGCTTTGCAGAGGAGCCTGGGGGCAAAGGCCACCTACGAGATCCTGCAGGCACTGCAAGGTACCCGGGCACTGACCCCGTCCTGA
- the CARD8 gene encoding caspase recruitment domain-containing protein 8 isoform X4 yields the protein MVNPQPPSHGIPSGAESLSSDEKEVTPNGMEGSSGSGSAEERPEGGASSEDSSSSSSEEESDEEQEEKESPPYCNESGGSCLLPCEHCRNENDQMEQVTPRRLAGGQFMAQLDAEGSYQCSSTGLIFEVSAAARITYCLLSWSKYARLLEKPWIVGGPLFDVRCSAPAALRSIHFPHCLCLAGDRAGVAFKVLHIKGGGAAIEPSAEFSSSHVKWVVSSLSPVGPLIHSHEPLQYHGAVILYKAIDEHPSLSFCVYLATNNDSFIKDISKAVKHSKRKFVQIEKPPVCQKLLQEGKKYRLICEPEAEITPEEIEFVDGSLLKLKSYFEVYLEKPDDFTLSLVEQDSDETVWKAKLRERDWIHYDQNKNEQKRSTGSVKRRKPALSILEEEGLHSKKQKTGSTADGMGAKSLTDKQLLKIAKLLDRHWRETAIECLQMEMKDIDDIRAAEEDVTMQKLLVLRKWRDREQGHGTAEALQRSLGAKATYEILQALQGTRALTPS from the exons atggTGAATCCCCAGCCCCCATCCCATGGCATTCCCAG CGGGGCAGAGTCCCTCTCCTCGGATGAAAAAG AGGTGACACCCAATGGCATGGAGGGATcgtcgggatcgggatcggccGAGGAGCGCCCGGAGG GAGGAGCCAGTTCTGaagacagctccagcagcagctcggAAGAGGAGTCAG ATgaagagcaggaggagaaggaatcCCCACCTTACTGCAATGAGTCAG GAGGGAGCTGCTTGCTACCCTGTGAGCACTGCAGGAATGAAAAT GACCAGATGGAGCAAGTGACCCCCAGGAGACTTGCTGGAGGACAATTcat ggcgcAGCTGGACGCCGAGGGCTCCTACCAGTGCAGCAGCACGGGGCTGATCTTCGAGGTGAGCGCAGCTGCCCGCATCACCTactgcctgctctcctggagcaAGTACGCCCggctgctggagaagccctGGATCGTGGGCGGGCCCCTGTTCGACGTGCGCTGCTCGGCGCCCGCCGCGCTGCGCTCCATCCACTTCCCCCACTGCCTCTGCCTGGCCG GTGACAGGGCTGGCGTGGCGTTCAAGGTGCTGCACATCaagggcggcggcgcggccatCGAGCCCTCGGCCGAGTTCTCTTCATCCCACGTCAAGTGGGTGGTGAGCTCCCTGTCCCCCGTGGGACCCCTGATCCACAGCCACGAGCCCCTGCAGTACCACGGGGCTGTCATCCTCTACAAGGCCATCGACGAGCACCCCTCCCTGTCCTTCTGTGTCTACCTGGCCACCAACAACGACTCCTTCATCAAG gaTATCTCAAAGGCTGTAAAACACTCGAAAAGGAAATTTGTTCAAATTGAAAAGCCCCCTGTATGCCAAAAATTActgcaggaaggaaagaagTACAGGCTGATCTGTGAGCCAGAAGCTGAAATAACTCCTGAG GAGATTGAATTTGTGGATGGGTCACTGCTGAAGCTGAAGAGTTACTTTGAGGTGTATTTGGAGAAGCCTGATGACTTCACCCTGTCCCTGGTGGAGCAGGACTCGGATGAGACTGTCTGGAAAGCCAAGCTGAGAGAGA gGGACTGGATCCACTATGACCAGAACAAGAACGAGCAGAAGAGGAGCACAGGCA GTGTGAAGAGGAGGAAGCCAGCCCTCAGCATCCTGGAGGAAGAGGGGCTCcacagcaaaaagcaaaaaactggcagcactgcag ATGGAATGGGAGCAAAAAGCTTGACAGacaagcagctgctgaagaTTGCCAAGCTCCTGGACCGGCACTGGAGGGAAACGGCCATCGAGTGCCTGCAGATGGAGATGAAGGACATCGACGACATCCGGGCCGCCGAGGAGGACGTGACCATGCAGAAGCTCCTGGTGCTGAGGAAGtggagggacagggagcagggccaCGGAACGGCAGAGGCTTTGCAGAGGAGCCTGGGGGCAAAGGCCACCTACGAGATCCTGCAGGCACTGCAAGGTACCCGGGCACTGACCCCGTCCTGA